The DNA window GCCGCCAAAACTGCCGACCCACAGATGGCCTGCTCTATCTTCATACAAGGCATGGACGTCATCGTTCATCAGCCCGTCACGGGTCGTATAGACAGTGAACTTCCCGTTCAGCATCCGAACAACTCCCCCGCCGACGGTGGCAAGCCACAGCCCGCCGTCCTTACCTTCGATCATCGCCTGAATGTGGTTCCTGGTAATCTGAGGTGTGTTCTTTTTGTTGAACACTTCAAAACGGACGCCGTCGAAGCGGACAAGCCCTTCCTGCGTGCCCAGCCAGATATAACCGTCGCGACTCTGGAGAAGAGCGTGCACCGAGTTTTGGGGCAGGCCATCCTCGATCTGCCAGGCATCATGGGAATATCTGAGGAGTTCATCGGCGGGGAGGCTCCCACTCAGAGCAAAGCTCGCCCGGACCGGCACCACAGATCCCAAAAGGACGGACACCAGGAGCAAACGAGCGTTCTGTATCAGCCCAGCCTTTATCATATGCACCTCATATCGGATACACAACGGCTTCGGAATGGCGATACTACGCGATGCTTATCGGCAGCCTGGCAACCGCAAATTAGAGCGCTGCAACGGGTTTTAGGAGCTTGGTTCAGAAGGGTTTGACGCCGATTGGCAAAAGTGGGGCATTCCGGATCGCCGGTGCTGATACGGCTCTTGCACGCTGAGGCCGGAGATCAGGGATGTCCCTCCATCGTCCGGTTGAGTCTAATTGTTGGCCATTTCGACAGCGGCCAGGAAGATCAGGCGCGCCAGGTCGACCATGATATCCGGCGTTATGATGTCGATCGAGTCGTGCGTGGTATGGTAGGTGGCAAACGGCAACCGGGCCCCGCCCGAGGTGCCGAAGGAAAGTGTCGGGATGTTGGCCCACATGAAGTGGGCGGCATCCTGGCGCGGTCGCGCAAGATTGGCCGTGAAACCCGCGTTCACTGGACGGTGGATATACTTGCGGTTGTTGCGATCAATGAACTCCCACAGTTGCGGATAGTTCTTGCCGCCTCCTCCGCTGATGCGTTCGCCCCGGCCGACGGTTTCCAGATTGATGAACCCTTTGATCTTGTCGTTGGCAATGAACGGGTGCGCCAGGTAGTATTCCGAGCCTCTTACACCCTGCTCTTCCGCACCGAACAGGAGAAAGACCACCGACCGCTTGAGCGGAATCCCGGATCGCGCAAGCGCCTCGGCGATCCCAAGCGTCACAGCCACAGCAGAAGCATTGTCGTTAGCACCAGGCATGAGCTCAGGATTTCGGCCCAAGCCGTCGAGGTGGCCCCCGATGATGATCGCCTCGTTCTTCAGCACCGGGTCCTTCCCTTCCAGGAAGCCGATCACATTGGCCCCGATTCCCTCCGGGTGATACTCCGTTGTGTTCTTGATGGTGACCGTCTTTCCAGTCGCAAACGATACCGTTTCCTTTGCCGAACGAATACGTTCCACGAGAGCATCATGCTTCTTGCCGGTGCCGGCGAAAATGTCATTTACGACCCCAGGACTGACGTAGGTCAAAAGGAAGTCCTTGACGAACACGCAGTTGGGATTGGCTATATGATAGTTATAGACCATTCCCGCCGCGCCATGAGCCTTGGCATTCTTAACCTTGTAGTCGTGAAACGAGTAAGGCCGCCAGCGTTTGAACTCGTCCGCTTCCCTATCCGGAGAGATGGGCACCTCCGGCTCGACCAGGACAAACTTCCCTTTCGTGTCGACTCCCTTGTATTCGTCATAGTTCAGTTCGGGCGCAGTGATGCCGTAACCCACATACACCACCTCAGCCGTGACAGTGCCGGAGTCGGACGTCGATCCCGGGAAAAAGTCGTTCTCAAAGACGTAAGGTTTTCGTACCACATCTCCATTTTCCAGACTGATCTGCAGGCTGATCTCGTCGCCGGGCAACACCAGCGTGTAGGGATTCGGAAAGTTTTGCGTATAAGTGCCCTTGTCGCCGCCGGGCTTGATGTTCCAGCGCTTGAACAGGTCCGCAGCCCACTGCGCCGCTTTGTTGAAACCGGGAGTCCCGGTCAATCTCCCGTCATACTTCTCCGAACTCAACTCCTTCACATAATCAAAAAGCGTGAGGCTCGAGATCGAGTGCATGACCGCCATGAGGTTGTCTTCACTGAGTAGCGGATCCGGCTTCTTTGCCCCTTCCTGCCCGGGAAGCAGTCCGGCCACAGCAGCCAGGAGTAGGAACAGAAGGAGGTTTCGACACAGGAATCGTGATTTCATGGGAATGCCTCCAGAAGAAAGTGCGACAAGCAAAGCGGCGCCAAGATATCACCGCCTATGAGCGGAAGCAAGGCGGTGCCCAGAAGGCAAAAGACACAACCAGGACTCAAAGGCCCAAATTCTTCGAGAAATGCGGCCTTTCTTAAAGTCTCGGACTTTTGGGGCTTCACAAAAATTCTTGACCTGAATCAAGGATTCTTGCACGTCCCCTGAGTACCATCAGACCGGATCCTGAAACAGGAGTACCATCATGAAGCGGAAAATCATCAGAATTGACGAAGAAAAATGTAACGGATGCGGGCTTTGCCTTCCCGGCTGTCCCGAAGGGGCGCTGCAGATTATCAACGGGAAGGCCCGGCTGATCAGCGACCTCTTCTGCGATGGTTTGGGCGCCTGCCTGGGACATTGTCCCGAGGGTGCCATCACGATCGAGGAGCGCGAGGCCGTTCCCTATGACGAGCGCCAGGTGATCGCAGGCATCGCCAGGCAGGGTCGGGCAGTGATCGACGCCCACCTCAAGCACCTCAGGGAGCACAACGAGATGGCGTTTCTGCAGCAGGCGCTTGAATATCTGCGTGAACAAGGCCTGATCGCGAGCCCGGGTAATGCGGGCAGCAAGCCGACCCCTGCGGCGCGTAAACCCGGCGGCTGCCCGGGCTCGCAGGTTGTGAGCTTCGGTACTCGCAACGAGGGAGGCGATCCGCGCCAGACAGGATTGCAGCCATCCCGGCTCACACACTGGCCCATACAGCTCCACCTCATTTCCCCGCAGGCATCTCACTTTCACGGATCCGACCTGCTGCTGGCAGCAGATTGTGTAGCCTTTGCGCTGGGAGGCTTCCATGAAGATCACTTGAAAGGCAAAACCCTCGCCATCGCATGCCCGAAGTTGGACAACGGGCAGGAGATCTATCTCGAGAAGCTCACAAGCCTCGTCGATGTTGCAGAGGTGAAGAGCCTCACAGTGATGATCATGCAGGTTCCCTGCTGCGCCGGGCTCCTGCATCTCGCTCGCCGGGCTGTGGAACAAGCCGGCCGCAAAGTGCCGATCCACTTCTTGGTCGTCGGTCTGCGCGGGGAGATCCTGCAGCAGGGTTCCCTGTAAAGGCAGGTGTGGCCGCACCTGATAAAAGACTCAACGGAGAGCTCGCTAAGTTCGCAGAAACCGCAGAACATCTGCGATTCTTGCCCGCCAGGGAGTAGGCGACCACGCTCCGAAGGCGTGGCTTTGGCTTGCCCCGCAAAGCGGGGCGAGTCACATATCAGAAGGCCCCATTGGGGCCGTTCAGATTATAAATCATCGCATCCCTAGCCAATCGTCTCCTCACCAGTTGCACGCACCTTCACCCAGCCCCGCGCCCCCGGCATCTTCACCCAGCCCCGCAAGGGGGCGACCCCAGCATCTTCACCCAGCCCCGCAGAGGCGACCCCAGCATCTTCACCCAGCCCCGCAGAGGCGACCCCAGCATCTTCACCCAGCCCCGCAGGGGCGACCGCAGCATCTTCACCCAGCCCCGCAGGGGCGACCGCAGCCAACAGCCCGGGGCGCAAGCCCCGGGTCGAGGCGATCGCAAAAAGGAGCCCTGTAGGGGCGATGCAGCTCACCCGCTTTTTCTGTGTCGCCCTGTCGGGGCTCATCCTTGAACTCCGGTCCAATCCCAGGCCTTGCGGCCTGGGCTGTAAACTGCAGCCGCCCCTTCGGGGCTAGTAGCAATCCACGGATCGCCGTAACGGCTGAGCATGCCAGGGTCGCACGGTCAGAGGCCGTGGGTTTGGCACGCACCCACGGGCCGAAGAAATACCGGGCAGGCGCATTCGTGTTCTTAGTGTCTTTCGTGGCTGCCTTTTGCCCGCAGCGTCTGAGTCGCGGGTGGCGTTGTCTGCGGTCTTGCAATCAGGAGGCGGCTTCTGATAGCATAACCGGCGCGTTCGTTTAGATTTGCGGCTCCAGCAGGATCCAGAGGTTGTCAGGATGCACAAAGTCCCCTTTACCGAATCGCTCAGAATCATCGCACGCGGATCGCTGAACTGGATCGCCGAGCGCCCGATCGTGGTCTCATTCGAGGTAACTGATTCATGCACTTGCTTTTGCAAGCATTGTGACCACGGCGGCCCCAGAGACGATTCGCAAAACTTGAAACCGAGGGATTATCGCCGCTACATGGATGTGTTGCGCCCCAGCGTAGTACAGGTTTCGGGGGGCGAACCCCTCCTGCGCGCTGATCTGATTGAGATCGTGCGCAACATCAAGAGACCGTCAGGGCTTCCCTATACCATCCTGGTTTCGAACTGGTCGCTCATGACGAAAGAGCGCTATCTGGCGCTGAGAAATGCCGGCATTGATCAGTTCTCCGTCAGTCTCGATTTTCCGGATGAGCGCCACGACCGGTTCCGCCAACTTAAAGGCTTGTACCGGCGCTTGAACGAGATCATTCCCACCCTGGCTGCGCTCGGCCACGACGATATCGTATTGAACAACTGCATTACCAGCGAGAATGTCTGGGAGATCAACGCTGTTGCCGATAAAGCGCGCGAGTGGGGAGTCAACGTCAGCTTCAGCGCCTATTCTCCGCGGCGCACCGGTTGCCGCGACTACTTCCTCAATGCCCCGGAGCAATTGGCGATTCTGAAACAGGAACTGGACTTGATAAAAGCGCGGATGGGCGATACCCGCTGGGTGGCCAATTCCGAAAGCACCATCGATGCGACCAGGCGCTACTTCGAGAACGGCAGAGCCCCCGGCTGCAAGGCCGGATTGCGTTTTCTGGTAGTAACCAGCGATGGCTCGCTGCAGCCCTGCTCGATGCAATTCAAGCGTTACCGACTCCTGGAACAGGCTCGCATGGTAAGTGAATTCACCCAGCACAACACCTGCGACGAGTGTTACGTTTCCATTCGCTCCTACCTGGATAAGAACTTTCCCCAGATCCTGCGCGAAAACGTCGCAGGTTTCTTCTCCTTCGGAACCCGGTCGAACTCCTGCTGACCGACGAAGGCCCGCTCCCGACAATCAACGTTGTTCAACCGTACAGGAAGCTGCAGCTTTCTCACCAGCGCGTCTGGTTATGCCAGTAGTAAAGGGCCCCAGCCCCGATGACCCCGAGGATGCCGGTTATCAGCAGGAATTCGAGCACTGCGGGAATGGCGGCTGCAAACATGAACACTGTGGCGAAAACGAAGATCAGTCCCGGAATGCCGTCGACCGGGATCTTGTCAATCCGGATTCCCTGATGATACTCGACTCTTTGGTTCCACGGTTTTTCCATAGCACTTAATACGATCCTGAAGCGCAAAGGGTTCCATTCCTCCGGCAGCGAGCATTCAGCGCAGACTCAAACACTCACGGCAAAGCATCTGGACGGCAATTCCAGATTCCTCGCGTCTTAGCCTGATTGATTCATGAATGATCCGGGTTAAAGTCTTTAATCCCAGTGATAGGACTGAGATATCATATTCAGGGGCCTGATATGGATGACAGAGCTTCACGGGGATCTCTGGTGTGGATCATATCGACTGAGCAGTGGCCTCGAGCCATCCTTCGGGCCGAATTGATCGAACATGGGTTTGACGCAGTCGGGTATCTGACTTTGGATGAGGCGCTTGTCGAGCTCCCTCGCCGGCTGTCACGGAAGCCTCAGATCATAATTCTCGACTTGAGCGGCCAGGAGATCACGCGGGCACGACTGTTTGCCCTGGTGCGCGAAGCTATCCCGATCGTAATCCTCGGCGGCGCCGTGGAGGTGGGCGATCCCCTAATAGGCGAGTTCTCATGGGCGGGTATTCTGAAGCGGCCCTTCATGATTCGGGAAATAATCGCCCTGGTCGATCAACTCGTCCGGCGCACTTCACACGCGTGAAAACTACCTCGTGCCTCTCGTCTTTCAACAGTATTTCTAGAACAGCGAGGTGAGGAGTTCCACAAGCACACCGTTCCGTTTGTGCTATCGGAACATTGTGAAAAGGCCGACCTTCCACCCGCGGAACGGAGGCAGAAAAATGCACTGTCCCGAGGAGCACACCTCTCCGCCGCGCATGGCGCCCGTGGAGAATTCGAAGTAGGAATCCCTCTTCAGGTTGATTCGGAATCCGCCGCTGTGAAAGTGATTCCGGCCGTCAATCGGCTGCCGGGAATATTGTTTTTGAAAAAAGACCGCTCCGTGGGGAGCCCATGAGACCTGCGAAAAATAGTCGGTCTCGTTGAATTGATAGTAGCGTTGAGTATATCGCTTGTCGCGCGATGACAAATCGACGGCAACTGCATCGGTGAGCCGGTACAGGATATGCCCTTCGGTGATCTTCACAGGGTAGAAGACATCCTTGAGACCGTAGCTGAAGGAACCATCCAGTTTTCCCCAGAGCTCCGTGGCGTTCAAGCCCGCGTACACCTGAGGGCCAACCACGCCGGCTTCCTGGACCCGGCCTATGCTTACAAACGGGATGATGTCGGGATTGAAGAATGAATACTGAGAATACAGCCGGAAGGTCTCCGAATCGTTCAGATCGCTCGCCTCGTCTCCTCGATCCGCCGACGGAGGATTGTTGAGCTCGTTGCTGAAATTCTTGTACTTCTTGTATTCGAAGAGAAGGGAGACGTTGTTGCGCGTCCAGCCCAGGTTGGCGTAGTACCCGGAACCGTCCATCAGGAACGGGTCCCGAAAATTCAGCCGGCTGATTTCCGCATAGTAGCTGAAGCCTCCCGGAAATTTGTCTGCGCTCCAGCTGACGGACCAGGCCAGCCGGTCGCCCAGCTGCTGAAACGTGTTCGAGTCGTGGATAAAGCTGGCGTGGACACCGATGCGGTTGCCCTTGTAGTAATCACGAACGGCCTCGCCTCCCGCAACCTGCCATTTCTGCTGCTCCAACTCGTCCTCGACACTCCCGCCGAGCGTTCGAAAATCCCAGCCGCGCGCATGGTAATGAAAATCGCCGCCGAGGACCGTCCGGTCGCGGAATGCCTTTTCGTTCTGCAACACCGACAGAACCAACCCGCGGCCAAGCACGGAGTGGAAATCGCCGGCCTGGATTTCAAAGCTGTCCGTCGCGTACTGTGCGTACTTCCGGAACACGTCGTACTGAGCCTTCGGTAACGTCCAGTCGGATGACTGCTTGTAGAAATTGTGGCCGCGCAGAGTCAAGCCGGTTGCCCAGTTAGCCCACTTCACAAATAATGAGGATGAGTTGTAAAACTGATTGGGCCCGGTGGCGAGCGCGTTCCTTTGATAAGTAAAATCGTTGGTGAACAGAAAAGTGGGCTTATTCTCCTGGGCATTTCCACTCAGGCAGAAGAGCATCACCGTCCATGGAACCACGCCCCATTTCATCGGTTCAAGCCCTCTATGATTTTCTGTATTTCCTTTTCGTCGCCCGGAAGATAACCCGTGCGGGAGTAGACGATGCTGCCGGCCTTGTCGACCACCAATGTGAAGGGCACCTTCTTCTCGGGATCGAACATCTGGATGACTTTGCCGTCGATATCCAGCAGAACCGTGAAGTCGAACTTTTTCCCCGCAATATAGGGCCTGACGCCGACCATGGTGCTGGAATCATCCGTCGAGATGGCGATGATCCGGATGGCAGGGTGCTCCTTTTTGATTTTGTCCAGTTTGGTCAGCAGCTGCTTGCAGGGGACACACCAGGTCGCCCAGAAGCTGATCACCATGACTTCCTTGCCGACGTGGTCGCGGGTGTTGAACTGTGACCCGTTGAGGTCCTGCAAGGAAAAACCAGGAAGGATTCCCGCCCGAGCAGTTGTCAATAATAGCAGTCCCGCTGCCAATCCAGCCGTCCATTTCATCGCTACCCTCCTGCTCCCGGCGGCCTTTCGTTTCTTCTTGAACGACCGCCCTGGCGAAAAAACCAGGCCTTCGCCGCATGGAAACGCGTGCCGGGCCTGGTGGGCTCAACGTATCGGCACCGCGGAGAGAAAGTT is part of the Terriglobia bacterium genome and encodes:
- a CDS encoding M20/M25/M40 family metallo-hydrolase, giving the protein MKSRFLCRNLLLFLLLAAVAGLLPGQEGAKKPDPLLSEDNLMAVMHSISSLTLFDYVKELSSEKYDGRLTGTPGFNKAAQWAADLFKRWNIKPGGDKGTYTQNFPNPYTLVLPGDEISLQISLENGDVVRKPYVFENDFFPGSTSDSGTVTAEVVYVGYGITAPELNYDEYKGVDTKGKFVLVEPEVPISPDREADEFKRWRPYSFHDYKVKNAKAHGAAGMVYNYHIANPNCVFVKDFLLTYVSPGVVNDIFAGTGKKHDALVERIRSAKETVSFATGKTVTIKNTTEYHPEGIGANVIGFLEGKDPVLKNEAIIIGGHLDGLGRNPELMPGANDNASAVAVTLGIAEALARSGIPLKRSVVFLLFGAEEQGVRGSEYYLAHPFIANDKIKGFINLETVGRGERISGGGGKNYPQLWEFIDRNNRKYIHRPVNAGFTANLARPRQDAAHFMWANIPTLSFGTSGGARLPFATYHTTHDSIDIITPDIMVDLARLIFLAAVEMANN
- a CDS encoding 4Fe-4S binding protein, with product MKRKIIRIDEEKCNGCGLCLPGCPEGALQIINGKARLISDLFCDGLGACLGHCPEGAITIEEREAVPYDERQVIAGIARQGRAVIDAHLKHLREHNEMAFLQQALEYLREQGLIASPGNAGSKPTPAARKPGGCPGSQVVSFGTRNEGGDPRQTGLQPSRLTHWPIQLHLISPQASHFHGSDLLLAADCVAFALGGFHEDHLKGKTLAIACPKLDNGQEIYLEKLTSLVDVAEVKSLTVMIMQVPCCAGLLHLARRAVEQAGRKVPIHFLVVGLRGEILQQGSL
- a CDS encoding radical SAM protein, giving the protein MHKVPFTESLRIIARGSLNWIAERPIVVSFEVTDSCTCFCKHCDHGGPRDDSQNLKPRDYRRYMDVLRPSVVQVSGGEPLLRADLIEIVRNIKRPSGLPYTILVSNWSLMTKERYLALRNAGIDQFSVSLDFPDERHDRFRQLKGLYRRLNEIIPTLAALGHDDIVLNNCITSENVWEINAVADKAREWGVNVSFSAYSPRRTGCRDYFLNAPEQLAILKQELDLIKARMGDTRWVANSESTIDATRRYFENGRAPGCKAGLRFLVVTSDGSLQPCSMQFKRYRLLEQARMVSEFTQHNTCDECYVSIRSYLDKNFPQILRENVAGFFSFGTRSNSC
- a CDS encoding DUF6029 family protein, with the protein product MKWGVVPWTVMLFCLSGNAQENKPTFLFTNDFTYQRNALATGPNQFYNSSSLFVKWANWATGLTLRGHNFYKQSSDWTLPKAQYDVFRKYAQYATDSFEIQAGDFHSVLGRGLVLSVLQNEKAFRDRTVLGGDFHYHARGWDFRTLGGSVEDELEQQKWQVAGGEAVRDYYKGNRIGVHASFIHDSNTFQQLGDRLAWSVSWSADKFPGGFSYYAEISRLNFRDPFLMDGSGYYANLGWTRNNVSLLFEYKKYKNFSNELNNPPSADRGDEASDLNDSETFRLYSQYSFFNPDIIPFVSIGRVQEAGVVGPQVYAGLNATELWGKLDGSFSYGLKDVFYPVKITEGHILYRLTDAVAVDLSSRDKRYTQRYYQFNETDYFSQVSWAPHGAVFFQKQYSRQPIDGRNHFHSGGFRINLKRDSYFEFSTGAMRGGEVCSSGQCIFLPPFRGWKVGLFTMFR
- a CDS encoding TlpA family protein disulfide reductase, with the translated sequence MKWTAGLAAGLLLLTTARAGILPGFSLQDLNGSQFNTRDHVGKEVMVISFWATWCVPCKQLLTKLDKIKKEHPAIRIIAISTDDSSTMVGVRPYIAGKKFDFTVLLDIDGKVIQMFDPEKKVPFTLVVDKAGSIVYSRTGYLPGDEKEIQKIIEGLNR